From Microbacterium sp. LWH11-1.2, one genomic window encodes:
- a CDS encoding ABC transporter ATP-binding protein translates to MNPGTVVELVDVVKEYPGSPPLRVLHGMSLAIERGELVAVVGASGSGKSTMLSIMGTLDDPTSGTVLIDGTDAAALAERDRAVLRARRIGFVFQQFFLLPALSAIDNVALGLLYSGVPVAERAVRAAAALERVGLGARMTHRPGQLSGGEQQRVAIARAIVGEPSVLFADEPTGALDSTTGERILELLTSIAGSGTAVVIITHDAHIAERAERQVSIHDGRIVSDTGPREREEVAA, encoded by the coding sequence GTGAACCCCGGAACCGTGGTGGAGCTCGTCGATGTGGTCAAGGAGTATCCCGGCAGCCCGCCGCTGCGAGTGCTGCACGGCATGAGTCTCGCCATCGAGCGTGGCGAGCTGGTGGCCGTCGTCGGAGCATCCGGATCGGGGAAGAGCACGATGCTCTCGATCATGGGTACGCTCGACGACCCCACGAGCGGCACGGTGCTCATCGACGGGACGGATGCCGCGGCGCTCGCCGAGCGCGATCGTGCGGTGCTGCGCGCTCGCCGCATCGGCTTCGTCTTCCAGCAGTTCTTCCTGCTGCCGGCACTCAGCGCGATCGACAACGTCGCGCTCGGTCTCCTGTACTCGGGCGTCCCCGTCGCAGAGCGCGCCGTCCGCGCGGCGGCGGCTCTGGAGCGCGTGGGCCTCGGCGCCCGCATGACGCACCGACCAGGGCAGCTCTCCGGTGGGGAGCAGCAGCGGGTCGCCATCGCGAGAGCGATCGTCGGGGAGCCGTCGGTGCTGTTCGCCGATGAGCCGACGGGGGCGCTCGACTCGACGACGGGGGAGCGCATCCTCGAACTGCTCACCTCGATCGCCGGATCGGGCACTGCCGTCGTGATCATCACGCATGACGCTCACATCGCCGAGCGTGCCGAGCGACAAGTGAGCATCCACGACGGCCGCATCGTCAGCGACACCGGTCCCCGCGAGCGGGAAGAGGTCGCGGCATGA